From Scomber scombrus chromosome 9, fScoSco1.1, whole genome shotgun sequence, one genomic window encodes:
- the LOC133986063 gene encoding seipin-like: MDQTSHLHSGNDEEPSVLIGRALLRLRDAAAMAMSRAQQRVLQAFVVFSVVLLVLWVAAFLYGSFYYSYMPKAAFSTSVHYHYRTDCESPASFLCSYPMANISLMRNKKHVLTFGQAYRISLQLEMPESPTNQDLGMFMIKTTCFSRDGGQIASSARSARQLLSASSSRFSMLRYRSDLLRTMGTLLFLPAFLTGTVEQKQTLEVELFPDYTDDPYDPSVTAIIEIMSNRVQIYSSHLYVHAHFTGIRYILFYYPLLSALVGVSSNFIFLSVLFVLSYLRLLLKVEWRPGQLRTVGPLLEREKNTDNTQEANEEDATASPTELLGPLQITPTERSQEKRHIHFGDSGEQQNRHTLSESEMNESEAD, encoded by the exons ATGGATCAAACAAGCCATCTGCACTCAGGAAATGATGAAGAACCATCAGTCCTCATAGGTCGGGCGCTGCTGAGGCTCCGGGATGCTGCTGCCATGGCAATGTCACGTGCCCAACAGAGAGTTTTACAGGCCTTCGTTGTGTTCTCTGTTGTGCTGCTGGTCCTCTGGGTCGCTGCCTTTTTATACGGGAGCTTCTACTACTCTTACATGCCCAAGGCAGCTTTTTCCACTTCTGTGCACTATCACTACAG gACAGACTGTGAATCTCCAGCCTCTTTTTTGTGCTCTTATCCAATGGCTAACATCTCTCTGATGAGAAATAAgaaacat gtGTTGACATTCGGCCAGGCATATCGGATCTCTCTGCAGCTGGAGATGCCTGAATCCCCGACCAATCAGGATCTAGGGATGTTCATGATTAAGACAACCTGTTTCTCTCGGGATGGAGGGCAAATTGCCTCCTCTGCTCGCTCT GCAAGACAACTGCTGTCCGCCTCCAGCTCTCGCTTT AGTATGCTGCGATACCGCTCAGACCTGCTCAGGACCATGGGAACATTGCTGTTTCTCCCGGCGTTCCTGACTGGAACAGTAGAGCAGAAACAAACACTGGAGGTGGAGCTCTTCCCAGACTACACCGACGACCCT TATGACCCTTCAGTCACAGCCATCATTGAGATCATGTCTAACAGGGTGCAGATCTACTCATCTCACCTCTACGTTCACGCTCATTTCACTGGCATAAG ATACATCCTGTTCTACTACCCTCTCCTATCAGCCCTGGTGGGCGTGTCCAGTAACTTTATCTTCCTCAGTGTCCTCTTCGTCCTCAGCTACTTGAGACTGCTGTTGAAAGTGGAGTGGAGACCAGGGCAG CTCAGAACTGTTGGACCGCTattggagagggaaaaaaacacggACAACACCCAGGAAGCGAATGAAGAAGATGCTACTGCAa GTCCTACCGAGCTGCTGGGTCCCCTCCAAATAACCCCCACAGAAAGGAGCCAGGAGAAACGTCATATTCACTTTGGTGACAGCGGAGAGCAgcagaacagacacacactcagtgaGAGTGAAATGAATGAGTCAGAGGCAGACTGA
- the zbtb3 gene encoding zinc finger and BTB domain-containing protein 3 isoform X1, which produces MEFPQHSQQLLSALRSQRQRGFLCDCTVLVGSSRFLAHRAVLASCSPFFHMFYSDSPGSNGANSASSSVTLDSDIVTAAAFGLLLDFVYEGVLQLEESPPVEDILAAASFLHMNEVVRVCKRRLQRRGPVAEADSTRSEESTSAKKAAEIVRGGGGDGGARPVMAADHLSPVAMAAPLSSVSMMTERSLLESVKSECRNGGSSSETRVQTPLSPDLADTTQPGMDGPPLLPARELMQGHTSRQSAPASGGHARLGTSSQGEGSALCSPCSTTETYSHSSNQLPSSSSSLVPVNQAGGRSAVALLQSESCFSPSPLHDTSRLPSNNNSVRKPSETDRRGTSDDEQQMVMLIHASAPPSHLQTNLTQSSPLHSHPQIQIQSAVSLQLRSPNFDSASQTQMMTGHRRETGVSPTVRDRRSHPHMGRVRMEDYDGENVKVKVEAIVISDEELEEERDEGGKSEPVMEVDNDFDDDMQEEELNSPQHLSSRSQGLLQMASHSNDYSFPLSPSSSSSGAGPSSQDASSYTASLIPPSTAQQHSDAPAYFQDFQDTMGNFVEDVPTCGVCGKTFSCTYTLRRHAIVHTRERPYECRYCYRSYTQSGDLYRHIRKAHDHTLPAKRSKTDVEHILPPQPPPPPLS; this is translated from the exons ATGGAGTTCCCCCAGCATTCTCAGCAGCTGCTGTCAGCTCTGCGTTCCCAGCGTCAGCGGGGCTTCCTCTGTGACTGCACCGTCCTGGTGGGCTCATCCCGTTTCCTGGCTCACCGGGCTGTTTTGGCCTCCTGTTCTCCTTTCTTCCACATGTTCTACTCAGATTCTCCGGGCAGCAATGGTGCAAACAGCGCCAGCAGCTCTGTCACACTCGACAGTGACATTGTCACGGCCGCTGCATTTGGCTTACTCTTGGACTTTGTGTATGAAGGCGTGCTGCAGCTGGAGGAGTCTCCACCAGTGGAAGACATATTGGCAGCGGCAAGCTTCCTGCACATGAACGAGGTGGTGAGAGTGTGCAAGAGGCGACTTCAGAGACGAGGGCCTGTGGCCGAGGCAGACAGCACTCGCTCTGAAGAGAGCACTAGTGCAAAGAAGGCAGCGGAGATAGTGAGGGGAGGTGGGGGTGATGGTGGAGCTCGGCCAGTGATGGCAGCAGATCACTTGAGtcctgttgccatggcagcGCCGCTCTCATCTGTGTCCATGATGACAGAGAGGAGTCTGTTGGAGTCTGTGAAGTCTGAATGCAGGAATGGTGGCAGTTCTTCAGAGACACGAGTTCAGACCCCTCTGAGCCCTGACCTCGCTGATACCACACAGCCCGGCATGGACGGCCCTCCTCTGCTCCCAGCTAGAGAGCTGATGCAGGGCCACACCTCACGTCAGTCTGCCCCGGCCTCTGGAGGGCACGCCAGGTTGGGGACTAGCAGTCAGGGTGAGGGGTCAGCACTCTGCAGCCCTTGCAGCACCACTGAGACATACAG TCACAGCAGTAACCAGttgccctcctcctcttcctctctggtCCCAGTGAATCAGGCTGGTGGTCGGTCAGCAGTCGCCCTTCTCCAGTCAGAATCCTGCTTTTCCCCCAGCCCCCTTCATGACACATCCCGACTTCCCAGTAACAATAACTCTGTTAGAAAACCCTCAGAGACTGACCGCAGAGGTACATCAGACGACGAACAACAGATGGTCATGTTAATCCACGCATCAGCGCCACCCTCACACTTACAAACCAACCTGACGCAATCGTCGCCGCTGCATTCACATCCCCAGATCCAAATCCAGAGCGCTGTGTCACTCCAACTCCGAAGCCCAAACTTTGACTCTGCTTCCCAGACCCAAATGATGACAGGACACAGAAGGGAGACGGGAGTTTCACCAACAGTTAGGGATCGAAGATCTCACCCTCATATGGGCAGGGTGAGGATGGAGGACTATGACGGAGAGAACGTGAAAGTCAAAGTGGAGGCCATTGTTATCTCTGATGAAGAGCtagaggaagaaagagatgaaggTGGAAAGAGTGAACCAGTGATGGAAGTGGACAATGATTTTGACGATGACATGCAGGAAGAGGAGCTGAACAGCCCTCAGCATCTTTCCTCCCGCTCACAGGGCCTCTTACAAATGGCCTCCCATTCCAATGACTACTCCTTCCcactctccccttcctcctcctcctctggtgcTGGTCCTTCCTCCCAGGACGCTTCCTCTTACACTGCCTCCCTCATTCCTCCATCCACAGCCCAGCAGCATTCAGACGCACCTGCCTACTTTCAGGATTTCCAGGACACCATGGGGAACTTTGTAGAGGATGTCCCGACGTGCGGCGTGTGCGGAAAGACTTTctcatgcacatacacactaagACGCCACGCCATTGTGCACACAAGAGAGCGCCCTTACGAGTGCCGTTACTGCTACCGGAGCTACACACAGTCAGGCGACCTGTATCGACACATTCGCAAAGCTCATGACCACACCCTGCCAGCCAAACGCAGTAAGACGGATGTGGAGCACATCCTgccaccacaaccaccaccaccacctctcagctaa
- the zbtb3 gene encoding zinc finger and BTB domain-containing protein 3 isoform X2, with amino-acid sequence MEFPQHSQQLLSALRSQRQRGFLCDCTVLVGSSRFLAHRAVLASCSPFFHMFYSDSPGSNGANSASSSVTLDSDIVTAAAFGLLLDFVYEGVLQLEESPPVEDILAAASFLHMNEVVRVCKRRLQRRGPVAEADSTRSEESTSAKKAAEIVRGGGGDGGARPVMAADHLSPVAMAAPLSSVSMMTERSLLESVKSECRNGGSSSETRVQTPLSPDLADTTQPGMDGPPLLPARELMQGHTSRQSAPASGGHARLGTSSQGEGSALCSPCSTTETYSSNQLPSSSSSLVPVNQAGGRSAVALLQSESCFSPSPLHDTSRLPSNNNSVRKPSETDRRGTSDDEQQMVMLIHASAPPSHLQTNLTQSSPLHSHPQIQIQSAVSLQLRSPNFDSASQTQMMTGHRRETGVSPTVRDRRSHPHMGRVRMEDYDGENVKVKVEAIVISDEELEEERDEGGKSEPVMEVDNDFDDDMQEEELNSPQHLSSRSQGLLQMASHSNDYSFPLSPSSSSSGAGPSSQDASSYTASLIPPSTAQQHSDAPAYFQDFQDTMGNFVEDVPTCGVCGKTFSCTYTLRRHAIVHTRERPYECRYCYRSYTQSGDLYRHIRKAHDHTLPAKRSKTDVEHILPPQPPPPPLS; translated from the exons ATGGAGTTCCCCCAGCATTCTCAGCAGCTGCTGTCAGCTCTGCGTTCCCAGCGTCAGCGGGGCTTCCTCTGTGACTGCACCGTCCTGGTGGGCTCATCCCGTTTCCTGGCTCACCGGGCTGTTTTGGCCTCCTGTTCTCCTTTCTTCCACATGTTCTACTCAGATTCTCCGGGCAGCAATGGTGCAAACAGCGCCAGCAGCTCTGTCACACTCGACAGTGACATTGTCACGGCCGCTGCATTTGGCTTACTCTTGGACTTTGTGTATGAAGGCGTGCTGCAGCTGGAGGAGTCTCCACCAGTGGAAGACATATTGGCAGCGGCAAGCTTCCTGCACATGAACGAGGTGGTGAGAGTGTGCAAGAGGCGACTTCAGAGACGAGGGCCTGTGGCCGAGGCAGACAGCACTCGCTCTGAAGAGAGCACTAGTGCAAAGAAGGCAGCGGAGATAGTGAGGGGAGGTGGGGGTGATGGTGGAGCTCGGCCAGTGATGGCAGCAGATCACTTGAGtcctgttgccatggcagcGCCGCTCTCATCTGTGTCCATGATGACAGAGAGGAGTCTGTTGGAGTCTGTGAAGTCTGAATGCAGGAATGGTGGCAGTTCTTCAGAGACACGAGTTCAGACCCCTCTGAGCCCTGACCTCGCTGATACCACACAGCCCGGCATGGACGGCCCTCCTCTGCTCCCAGCTAGAGAGCTGATGCAGGGCCACACCTCACGTCAGTCTGCCCCGGCCTCTGGAGGGCACGCCAGGTTGGGGACTAGCAGTCAGGGTGAGGGGTCAGCACTCTGCAGCCCTTGCAGCACCACTGAGACATACAG CAGTAACCAGttgccctcctcctcttcctctctggtCCCAGTGAATCAGGCTGGTGGTCGGTCAGCAGTCGCCCTTCTCCAGTCAGAATCCTGCTTTTCCCCCAGCCCCCTTCATGACACATCCCGACTTCCCAGTAACAATAACTCTGTTAGAAAACCCTCAGAGACTGACCGCAGAGGTACATCAGACGACGAACAACAGATGGTCATGTTAATCCACGCATCAGCGCCACCCTCACACTTACAAACCAACCTGACGCAATCGTCGCCGCTGCATTCACATCCCCAGATCCAAATCCAGAGCGCTGTGTCACTCCAACTCCGAAGCCCAAACTTTGACTCTGCTTCCCAGACCCAAATGATGACAGGACACAGAAGGGAGACGGGAGTTTCACCAACAGTTAGGGATCGAAGATCTCACCCTCATATGGGCAGGGTGAGGATGGAGGACTATGACGGAGAGAACGTGAAAGTCAAAGTGGAGGCCATTGTTATCTCTGATGAAGAGCtagaggaagaaagagatgaaggTGGAAAGAGTGAACCAGTGATGGAAGTGGACAATGATTTTGACGATGACATGCAGGAAGAGGAGCTGAACAGCCCTCAGCATCTTTCCTCCCGCTCACAGGGCCTCTTACAAATGGCCTCCCATTCCAATGACTACTCCTTCCcactctccccttcctcctcctcctctggtgcTGGTCCTTCCTCCCAGGACGCTTCCTCTTACACTGCCTCCCTCATTCCTCCATCCACAGCCCAGCAGCATTCAGACGCACCTGCCTACTTTCAGGATTTCCAGGACACCATGGGGAACTTTGTAGAGGATGTCCCGACGTGCGGCGTGTGCGGAAAGACTTTctcatgcacatacacactaagACGCCACGCCATTGTGCACACAAGAGAGCGCCCTTACGAGTGCCGTTACTGCTACCGGAGCTACACACAGTCAGGCGACCTGTATCGACACATTCGCAAAGCTCATGACCACACCCTGCCAGCCAAACGCAGTAAGACGGATGTGGAGCACATCCTgccaccacaaccaccaccaccacctctcagctaa
- the rnaseh2c gene encoding ribonuclease H2 subunit C: MSCNSSVTRVHVSSVGQTPRVPVHLMPCEIEHNGPAQVSQYLTATMKDRKYEKTVSFRGRGLKGQELSCPQGYTGLVLKEINKTGSDQEDRTVKVSSVFDKVTYWNLETAPNSDDTIVMAMDWPELAEAIHGPVDD; the protein is encoded by the exons ATGTCCTGTAACAGCAGTGTGACTCGTGTTCATGTGTCATCGGTGGGTCAGACACCTCGAGTGCCAGTCCATCTAATGCCCTGTGAGATTGAACACAATGGACCAGCCCAAGTCTCACAATACCTCACTGCTACCATGAAAGACCGCAAATATG AGAAAACAGTGTCATTCAGGGGGCGTGGGCTGAAGGGGCAGGAGCTCAGCTGTCCACAGGGCTACACCGGCCTTGTGCTGAAGGAGATCAACAAGACCGGCTCTGACCAGGAG gacAGGACAGTGAAGGTGTCCTCCGTGTTTGACAAGGTGACCTACTGGAACCTGGAGACGGCTCCCAACTCAGATGATACAATTGTGATGGCAATGGACTGGCCTGAGCTGGCTGAGGCG ATTCACGGGCCAGTAGACGACTGA